GCTGCAAACTACATCATTTAATTGGCGCACTTGTTTGGCATACTTGAATACATTCGACAATTCGCATTTATGGTTTTTTGCTGCCACCACGATCGAACGTACGGTTAACTTTCTGTGGAACCATCTCAACCCGATGGATCAAACACAACTTCACACGGGGTTGTTCGATTTGTTCATTAACTACCCGACAGATGTGCCGGCTCTGCAACGAGACAAGGTAGCCAAGATTATTGCGACCATTGCACGACAGCAGTGCATCAGCAACGAAAATAACTACGAGGAATTTGTAACCCATGTGCTGCAGCTGATGGAAAACAAGTTTTTCCTTGGAATGGCACTAGTTGCTGCCATCGGTGATACCGTTACGTCAGCGGAGAACACTCAAGCAACAAACTTTACAGACACTGTAAGCCGTCACACACCGAATATTATGCAGGCACTGAACAAATACTGCACCGTCTTTGTAATACTGGTACGAGGTGGAAGTCAGCCAACTGTTTTCGATTCCATGAACGATGAAcgaaaaaatcaacattgcTCTCAACTGTTGAACATCATACAGCAGTATTTTAGCTGGATGAAGTTGGAGCAAGTGGAACCGTTGATGGTCGGCAACATCTCGTTCATCGCCTGCTCTTGGCAAATGCTGCGTGACGGAGCGATTGAAGCGATCGGTGCATTAACTGAGTTGCTGTATCGCAACGAATCCCTCACACATGAAGCAGGACAGCAATTGGCACAAGGCGTGTACCACATCTTAGCTCAAGAAACTATTAAAGCGTCCGATGACTTGTATCAAGAGAAAGTGTGCGATCTGGTCCGGCAATACATTAAGCGCGGTTGGCCATATGAGCAAGGCGATAGATCACGTCTGTTGCACCGGCTATTGGAGATCACACTTTGCATAAAGACGCCGCATGCATTGATGGATCGAATCAACATTTGGTCGCACGTGTGTGGTTCGCGGTACGCCGAGGACATTGAGAACGAACATTGCCTGGTGGGGACGGACCTTTCGCCAGAGTTTGCTCAACAACTGATGGGCTTTCTAACGACAACGTTATTCTTTCGCTCCTTTGCATATCTGGAAATGCTCGACGACGATGAATTCGATGATAATGTAAGGAGATTGACAATGCCTCCAAAAGTATTTCCGATTGACCCTTTTCCTatacgtttgtttttgcagtcCGAAACTGAGTTGAATCGGTTCCAAAATCAGAGTATCGATTTGATTTGTCAGCTGTTGCGTTTCTTGGAGCCACCGATGTTGGAGGAAACAATGATGGCGCTGCTGGAAAACAATTCGTCAAGCCCATATGTGGATGGTAACACCTTTTTCCGAGGGATGGCCCAGGCAACGCAAGGCAACGCGCAACTGCTCCAACGGTATGAAGATGAACGTATGACGCGTCTCTGCATGGTGGATTATATAACTGCCTGTAACCTGGTGGTCGAAATGGCGATGGTGTTGTACGGGAGGCATCCGGTGATTGATTTTGCATTGCACCAAACAACCGTCGGCCACATTCAATTGTTTTTCGAGATTACCGATGCTCTGGATCCCGTGGTAGATATGTGCACACGAATGGTTTCCTTCAATCCCTACATTTTTCCTGCGTAAGTAAAACGTACTTCGGTGGACATGTACAGTgccgataattttttttttctaaatgtatttctttatCTTTGCAGGTTGGCTCGCCTCATTATGCAAATAAAGCTGTGCATGCAGATCAGTTCATCCACACAATCAAACGAAGGCCAGACCTATGCAACGCGTAAAATATGTGATATCGTTACAAACGAGCAGAAGTTCATGCTTGTAACAAAACTTCCCAGATACATCATGCACCAGAATTCCGTCGATCCTGCTGCCTGGACACGTGTCATTATTGCGACCATCAAACTACTTAACGTCTACCTGTCCGAAAAAATGTTGGGCCCGAAAACAAGTTCGATGATATTTGATGTGCTGAAAGGCGACATTATGcattcaaaattatttcactTGGAAAAGGAAACGCGCAGCTTGGTATACCGGACCGTATGCACATGTATACTTATGATGTACGATGAAAACATCGCCAATACGGACGAAATACTACCGTCCGCAGTGCTGGAAAAGTACATTTGCATGATCGCAACGGTTTTGCTCGATTCGCGGCCGACCCTATGGGAACACCTAGAATTTGAGCACCAAAAGCGGATCATAGAAGCCATTACCGACGAATTGCAACACCTCACGTATATCATGTCGTACTACGAATCGCAAAGCAGCATCATGCGCTCCCGATTGTCTTGTGCGATGTACCAAGTGATCGAACATGTCCTGATTGTTTTCCGCGGTTCGCTCGCTGCCAGTTCGTGGGTTACGCATGATAAGGAGAGCTCCCGGTTGTTCAAAGTGCTGCTGGAGTTTTGCAGCTACTCGGTAAGCACCGTGCAGTTCAAGCGCGATTTGCCTCTGTTGAAGGAAATAGTGCAGCTGCTGAAAGAGCTATTCACTGCGGAGGAGAAAATTGGCGTGCATCGGCTACGGTCGGCCTTAACCCTCCTGAACACATTCCGGCAACTGGTGATGGACCCGCACAGTCGCACGCTTCTACCAGACATCATACGCGTCGTCATTGACGAACTGCTCCCAGTGGTCGCCTCCGACGAACGCTATACGGAAAAGGAAGAATCGCTTCGGTATGAGGATGTTTTAAACAGGCTGTATGATCTGCTGCATGATTTATTGCATCATCGCTGGCAGTATTTCGTCGA
This sequence is a window from Anopheles marshallii chromosome X, idAnoMarsDA_429_01, whole genome shotgun sequence. Protein-coding genes within it:
- the LOC128719810 gene encoding uncharacterized protein LOC128719810, coding for MATVIQQSLLLAVQELLSRFYSSQTNNEEKKAIELQLQELQTTSFNWRTCLAYLNTFDNSHLWFFAATTIERTVNFLWNHLNPMDQTQLHTGLFDLFINYPTDVPALQRDKVAKIIATIARQQCISNENNYEEFVTHVLQLMENKFFLGMALVAAIGDTVTSAENTQATNFTDTVSRHTPNIMQALNKYCTVFVILVRGGSQPTVFDSMNDERKNQHCSQLLNIIQQYFSWMKLEQVEPLMVGNISFIACSWQMLRDGAIEAIGALTELLYRNESLTHEAGQQLAQGVYHILAQETIKASDDLYQEKVCDLVRQYIKRGWPYEQGDRSRLLHRLLEITLCIKTPHALMDRINIWSHVCGSRYAEDIENEHCLVGTDLSPEFAQQLMGFLTTTLFFRSFAYLEMLDDDEFDDNSETELNRFQNQSIDLICQLLRFLEPPMLEETMMALLENNSSSPYVDGNTFFRGMAQATQGNAQLLQRYEDERMTRLCMVDYITACNLVVEMAMVLYGRHPVIDFALHQTTVGHIQLFFEITDALDPVVDMCTRMVSFNPYIFPALARLIMQIKLCMQISSSTQSNEGQTYATRKICDIVTNEQKFMLVTKLPRYIMHQNSVDPAAWTRVIIATIKLLNVYLSEKMLGPKTSSMIFDVLKGDIMHSKLFHLEKETRSLVYRTVCTCILMMYDENIANTDEILPSAVLEKYICMIATVLLDSRPTLWEHLEFEHQKRIIEAITDELQHLTYIMSYYESQSSIMRSRLSCAMYQVIEHVLIVFRGSLAASSWVTHDKESSRLFKVLLEFCSYSVSTVQFKRDLPLLKEIVQLLKELFTAEEKIGVHRLRSALTLLNTFRQLVMDPHSRTLLPDIIRVVIDELLPVVASDERYTEKEESLRYEDVLNRLYDLLHDLLHHRWQYFVETNPLGRMDPAVRRIIQPEAFLAIMNAYGYALLSNTGYSLVVGTVLRSLDTLHMRRNLYRLQQFSEHLMQHFVKLLLKLAVSNPGFIHVEQIIKVLYGMADVDPVKLKTIICSLGMTHDLNTFHMLRTAADFSTFRVALLKIINEAKAQPPVCKNFDFLN